A single window of Solanum dulcamara chromosome 5, daSolDulc1.2, whole genome shotgun sequence DNA harbors:
- the LOC129890482 gene encoding secreted RxLR effector protein 161-like: MENCKTTSTPINPKEKLSKDDETDKVNQGNLRSFIGCLMYLTATWPDILFVVSLLSRFMHCATEMHLRAAKRIIRYIKGTAEYGVKFKKCENFKCYEFSDSNWAGSINDMKSTSGYCFSLGSWIFSWCSKHQEIVAQSTAEAKFIAPMH; the protein is encoded by the coding sequence ATGGAAAATTGCAAGACAACAAGCACACCAATAAATCCAAAGGAGAAGTTAAGCAAAGATGATGAAACTGATAAAGTTAATCAAGGAAATTTGAGAAGCTTTATTGGATGTTTGATGTATCTCACTGCTACATGGCCAGATATTCTATTTGTTGTAAGTCTTTTATCTAGATTTATGCATTGTGCCACTGAAATGCATTTGCGAGCAGCAAAAAGAATTATAAGATACATTAAAGGTACTGCTGAATATGGTGTAAAATTCAAGAAGTGTGAGAATTTCAAATGTTATGAATTCTCAGACAGCAATTGGGCTGGATCCATTAACGACATGAAAAGTACATCAGGATATTGTTTTAGTCTTGGATCATGGATTTTCTCTTGGTGTTCCAAACATCAAGAAATTGTGGCCCAATCCACGGCAGAGGCTAAATTCATTGCACCAATGCATTAG
- the LOC129890483 gene encoding uncharacterized protein LOC129890483, which produces MDAKASFSPIASPVFDGDNYQIWVVRMETYLDTLDLWEAVEEGYDIPSLPHNPTIAQIKAYKETKDKEIEGQGMFICYCIINIFHADNVSENSRAKKTHETRCYNREALVSKHQVNKNQNNKKNQALNEGETSTNSKSKEVNVKKGYPPCHHHGRKGHQPLKYWRRPNTKCNQLGPKSVIHKNKALQQKANAQVANQEEEDHLFVATYFSSKSSTHSWAIDSGLTNHMTHDKSPFKKLKPTEISKVQIRNGDHLRVKGIGTIVIKTSTDTENFRGFLCF; this is translated from the exons ATGGATGCTAAAGCAAGTTTCTCACCAATTGCTTCGCCGGTTTTTGATGGAGATAATTATCAAATTTGGGTAGTACGAATGGAGACGTACTTGGATACTTTAGATCTTTGGGAAGCTGTGGAAGAGGGTTATGATATTCCATCTCTACCGCATAATCCCACCATTGCTCAGATTAAAGCATACAAGGAAACAAAAGACAAAGAAATAGAAGGCCAAGGCATGTTTATTTGCTACTGTATCATCAATATTTTTCACGCGGATAATGTCTCTGAAAA CTCAAGAGCAAAGAAGACTCATGAGACAAGATGTTACAACAGAGAGGCTCTTGTCAGTAAGCACCAGGTTAACAAAAATCAGAACAACAAAAAGAATCAAGCATTGAATGAAGGAGAAACATCAACCAACAGCAAAAGTAAGGAAGTAAATGTGAAGAAAGGTTATCCCCCTTGCCACCACCATGGAAGAAAAGGTCATCAACCATTAAAGTATTGGAGGAGACCTAATACTAAATGCAATCAGCTCGGACCCAAATCagtgattcataaaaataaggCCCTGCAGCAGAAAGCAAATGCTCAAGTTGCTAATCAAGAAGAAGAGGATCATCTTTTTGTTGCAACATACTTCTCAAGTAAGAGCTCAACACATTCTTGGGCAATTGATAGTGGGTTAACTAACCACATGACTCATGACAAGAGTCCATTCAAGAAGTTGAAGCCCACTGAAATTTCCAAGGTTCAAATAAGAAATGGAGATCACCTTCGAGTCAAAGGAATTGGAACCATAGTTATCAAGACAAGCACGGACACAGAAAATTTTAGAGGTTTTTTATGTTTCtga